From Paenibacillus sp. GP183, the proteins below share one genomic window:
- the tnpA gene encoding IS200/IS605 family transposase yields MTLSRKAESNHNIVFDCKYHVVFCPKYRKKVLKEPIDTRLKSLFLEKSKALNTEIVEMEIMPDHVHLLIKCDPQFGIHKVVKHLKGYTSRVLRLEFSHLKSRLPSLWTNSYFVATVGTVQLDVIKKYIESQKERGE; encoded by the coding sequence ATGACATTGAGTAGAAAAGCAGAAAGTAATCATAATATCGTTTTTGATTGTAAATATCATGTTGTTTTTTGTCCTAAGTATCGAAAAAAGGTACTCAAAGAACCAATTGATACAAGGCTAAAAAGTTTGTTTTTAGAGAAGTCTAAAGCGTTAAACACAGAAATCGTTGAAATGGAAATCATGCCCGATCATGTTCATTTGCTCATCAAATGCGATCCACAGTTTGGAATCCACAAAGTAGTGAAACATTTGAAAGGGTACACGTCAAGAGTGCTAAGACTAGAGTTTAGCCATCTAAAAAGTAGACTCCCTTCCCTATGGACAAACTCGTATTTTGTTGCAACCGTAGGTACAGTTCAACTGGATGTAATCAAAAAATATATTGAAAGCCAAAAAGAACGAGGTGAATAG
- a CDS encoding RNA-guided endonuclease TnpB family protein, which translates to MLVAYKYRIYPTKEQKQQIQFTLKRCRLLYNRLLEERILAYKQEGKTPNYYDQANTFNERKQHIPALKQVHSQVLQDVAKRLDKAYQAFFRRVKQAKTPGFPRFKPQSRYDSFTYPQGGYTIHGNKIKLSKIGEVKIKLHRELQGKMKTCSILVKNGKYYACFSCEVEAKPLPITNMKVGIDLGLKHLAIPSEGEPIESPKYLRLSEQRLKHLQRAVSKKKKGSNRRSKAVHQLAKLHEHVANQRKDHAHKVSRKLVNQYQLIAFEDLNVLGLVKNHHLAKSIVDAGWQQLVQFVMYKAESAGRQVVQVNPNNTSQQCSNCGEIVKKTLSERTHQCSCGYVADRDVNAAINILNLALKNVS; encoded by the coding sequence TTGCTTGTTGCCTACAAATACCGAATATACCCAACAAAAGAGCAAAAACAGCAGATACAATTTACTCTTAAACGCTGCCGTTTGTTGTATAACCGGTTACTAGAGGAACGTATTCTTGCCTACAAACAAGAAGGGAAAACACCGAACTACTACGATCAAGCAAACACGTTCAACGAGCGTAAACAACACATTCCGGCATTAAAGCAAGTGCATTCGCAAGTGTTACAGGATGTTGCGAAACGATTGGATAAGGCGTATCAAGCATTTTTTAGACGAGTGAAGCAAGCCAAGACTCCAGGGTTCCCACGTTTCAAACCACAATCGAGGTACGATTCGTTTACCTATCCGCAAGGCGGGTACACAATCCATGGCAATAAAATAAAGCTATCCAAGATCGGTGAAGTGAAAATAAAACTACATCGAGAACTGCAAGGCAAGATGAAAACCTGTTCCATCCTTGTCAAAAACGGAAAATACTATGCTTGTTTTTCGTGTGAAGTTGAAGCCAAACCTTTGCCTATAACAAACATGAAGGTTGGTATCGACTTAGGACTCAAACACCTTGCAATACCATCTGAAGGAGAACCGATAGAATCACCCAAATATCTTCGTCTAAGTGAACAACGATTGAAACATCTACAACGTGCCGTATCCAAAAAGAAAAAAGGTTCGAATCGTAGAAGCAAAGCTGTACATCAATTGGCGAAATTGCATGAGCATGTAGCCAATCAGCGAAAAGATCATGCGCACAAAGTTTCTCGTAAACTCGTAAACCAGTACCAATTGATTGCTTTTGAAGATTTAAACGTATTAGGGTTGGTTAAGAACCATCATCTTGCAAAAAGCATTGTCGATGCAGGATGGCAGCAACTCGTACAATTCGTGATGTACAAGGCTGAAAGTGCCGGTCGTCAAGTCGTGCAAGTGAATCCAAACAACACATCTCAACAATGCTCCAACTGTGGTGAAATCGTCAAAAAAACACTATCCGAACGAACGCATCAATGTTCTTGCGGATACGTTGCAGATCGGGACGTAAATGCGGCGATTAACATACTAAACCTAGCTTTGAAAAACGTATCGTAA
- a CDS encoding CDP-alcohol phosphatidyltransferase family protein codes for MLDTHARHLVQPAIGATANLLIRLRFTVNQVTWFAFFLGISTGVLIYIGHSYWAAAILWISGFLDAVDGSMARIQKKSTAWGTLMDITFDRIVELSVIIGLAAKFPEAKFVLLLLTASIVFSMTVFLTVGALTEKKGMKSFYYQAGLAERTEGFILFTLMILLPQWLIWLTVIFFAVELFTAMQRMLEARRIL; via the coding sequence ATGTTGGATACGCATGCCAGGCATCTGGTGCAGCCAGCTATAGGTGCAACCGCAAATCTGTTAATTAGGCTTCGTTTTACTGTTAATCAGGTGACCTGGTTTGCTTTTTTTCTTGGTATTTCCACGGGAGTTCTTATATATATTGGTCATTCTTACTGGGCCGCTGCGATTCTCTGGATATCGGGATTCCTGGATGCCGTAGATGGTTCCATGGCCAGAATACAAAAGAAATCGACCGCTTGGGGAACATTGATGGATATTACATTTGACCGTATAGTGGAACTGTCGGTTATTATCGGATTGGCTGCGAAGTTTCCAGAAGCTAAATTTGTGCTTCTTCTTCTCACCGCTTCCATTGTGTTCTCTATGACGGTTTTTCTGACCGTGGGCGCTTTAACAGAGAAAAAGGGGATGAAATCCTTTTACTATCAGGCAGGTTTGGCTGAGCGTACGGAAGGGTTTATTCTTTTTACTTTGATGATTTTGCTGCCCCAGTGGCTTATCTGGTTGACCGTCATTTTTTTCGCCGTAGAGTTATTTACGGCCATGCAACGTATGTTGGAAGCAAGACGGATTCTATAA
- a CDS encoding sugar ABC transporter permease, which translates to MWLRSKPYVLVLPAWIVITVLFFGGLAEGLIQSMGYFPAAGQSRFSLFAYAELLGSEEFWSSLLLTLRISSLSTLTAGVLGVFVAVCLFMLKQKGNNFGRSLLAKGFELPLIIPHLVGAYLMVLLFMQSGWLSRIGFHLGLIREISDFPVWINDPFGWGIVFTYAWKEAPFIALMVYPVLLRIHGSWYEAAQVLGANSWNFLREIVIPLLLPAWLSASFIVFAFSFSAFEVPFLLGVTYPKMLPVLSYELYTSGGLEQRPEALAVNVLLALITAVLGWLAYRISKRWLTGAREGW; encoded by the coding sequence ATGTGGCTAAGAAGTAAGCCGTATGTTCTTGTATTGCCCGCATGGATCGTGATTACGGTATTGTTTTTTGGCGGACTCGCTGAAGGATTGATCCAAAGTATGGGATATTTTCCTGCAGCGGGTCAATCCCGTTTTTCCTTATTTGCTTATGCTGAGCTCCTCGGTTCCGAGGAATTTTGGAGTTCATTATTGCTTACACTGCGAATATCATCTTTGTCTACCCTTACAGCCGGCGTATTGGGAGTATTTGTTGCGGTTTGCTTGTTTATGCTGAAACAAAAAGGGAATAACTTTGGGAGAAGCTTACTGGCGAAAGGATTCGAGCTTCCCTTAATCATTCCTCATCTTGTTGGCGCCTATTTGATGGTACTTCTGTTCATGCAAAGTGGCTGGTTGTCGAGAATCGGTTTCCATTTGGGGTTGATCCGAGAAATTAGTGATTTCCCAGTATGGATTAATGATCCGTTCGGATGGGGAATCGTGTTCACTTATGCTTGGAAAGAAGCGCCTTTTATTGCATTGATGGTCTATCCGGTTCTGCTGCGGATACATGGCTCCTGGTATGAAGCCGCTCAGGTGCTCGGTGCAAATTCATGGAATTTTCTGCGGGAAATCGTGATTCCGCTTCTTCTTCCGGCTTGGCTGTCTGCCTCATTTATTGTGTTTGCCTTTTCCTTCTCTGCGTTTGAGGTCCCTTTTCTGCTTGGGGTCACTTATCCCAAAATGCTTCCTGTCCTTTCGTACGAACTGTATACGAGCGGCGGGCTCGAACAGCGCCCGGAAGCGCTGGCGGTGAATGTTCTGCTGGCACTGATAACGGCAGTGTTAGGCTGGCTGGCGTACCGGATAAGTAAACGCTGGTTAACGGGGGCAAGAGAAGGGTGGTGA
- a CDS encoding FAD-dependent oxidoreductase, whose protein sequence is MKTLLLIGGGHAHLHILKMLQSEPLPNVKVVLISPSVYQYYSGMISGYVENLYTLDEIRIDLRRLSQSASIQFIQDIAVLVDPAKRILYTEQSGSWSYDAISLDMGSVTAQTATPGVKEHAILVKPMDRFVHLLEKLKSAEQIVVAGGGSSGIELSLAIRASGGRKTKHVSLISTEALMLNTGHHTSLKLTNIFKQKGVRLCVGDAVTSVFSDHVCLKSGAKLQCDELIWVTGPEAPSLFAKSGLNTDDHGYMKVFPTLQSTEYTNVFGAGDCISIIGYPDLPKSGVYAVKEAPVLWSNLKAYFRGIAMKKYHPQKRSLSLLSTGNREALFLYGSMAMHGRWCWKLKRHIDKAFMDKYRV, encoded by the coding sequence ATGAAAACATTATTGTTAATCGGCGGCGGGCACGCTCATCTTCATATCCTGAAAATGCTGCAGTCGGAACCTTTGCCGAATGTCAAGGTTGTCCTAATTTCCCCTTCAGTGTATCAATATTATTCGGGTATGATTTCCGGTTATGTGGAAAATCTTTATACATTGGATGAAATCAGGATCGATTTGCGCCGCTTGTCTCAATCAGCCAGCATACAGTTCATTCAGGACATTGCAGTCCTTGTGGATCCGGCGAAACGAATTCTGTACACGGAGCAGAGTGGAAGCTGGTCATATGACGCAATATCGCTAGACATGGGATCCGTTACAGCGCAAACCGCCACTCCTGGAGTTAAAGAACATGCAATTTTAGTCAAACCAATGGACCGTTTTGTTCATTTATTGGAGAAGCTAAAATCTGCTGAACAAATTGTAGTGGCTGGTGGGGGCTCATCCGGTATCGAATTAAGCTTGGCGATAAGAGCGAGTGGAGGCAGGAAGACGAAGCATGTATCTCTGATCAGTACAGAGGCCCTTATGCTAAATACTGGGCACCACACTTCCTTAAAATTAACCAATATCTTCAAACAAAAAGGGGTTCGGCTTTGCGTAGGCGATGCGGTCACATCCGTTTTCTCGGACCACGTTTGTTTGAAATCAGGTGCAAAACTTCAGTGCGATGAGCTAATCTGGGTCACGGGACCTGAGGCGCCCTCCCTTTTTGCAAAATCCGGTTTGAATACAGATGATCATGGATATATGAAAGTCTTCCCGACGTTGCAATCAACAGAATATACGAATGTATTTGGTGCAGGTGACTGTATTTCAATCATCGGTTATCCCGATCTGCCGAAATCAGGGGTTTATGCTGTGAAAGAAGCCCCCGTTTTATGGAGCAACTTGAAAGCGTATTTTAGGGGTATTGCTATGAAGAAATATCACCCGCAGAAAAGATCTTTGTCACTGCTTTCTACGGGTAACCGAGAGGCACTTTTTTTGTACGGCAGTATGGCTATGCACGGTAGATGGTGTTGGAAGCTTAAGCGACATATCGATAAAGCTTTTATGGACAAATATCGAGTCTAG
- a CDS encoding MgtC/SapB family protein — protein sequence MNFELYIKLTYALFLGLLIGIDRQLKHKQLDINTTIVICVACCLITIISIESVTKFAVLGLNNRDPMRLAAQIVSGVGFLGAGIILRRNNDVISGLTSAAMIWAASGLGIAVGAGFYLEALYVAGLLLLAVNVFPHAIKRLGPVKLRQRDVSVKIVMEANYKLTDLIKTIEGKKQTGIEHNQKVMDIRHLKIKDLDSSFQQVELILAAPEKQFTSEIYYFIKRIDHVVSVEVEHL from the coding sequence TTGAATTTTGAACTTTACATTAAACTAACCTATGCCCTGTTTTTAGGATTGCTTATCGGTATAGACCGGCAACTCAAACACAAACAACTGGATATTAATACGACCATTGTAATTTGTGTTGCTTGTTGTTTAATTACGATCATATCTATAGAATCGGTAACGAAGTTTGCTGTCCTTGGGCTTAACAACCGGGATCCCATGCGTTTAGCAGCACAAATTGTAAGCGGAGTGGGTTTCTTAGGCGCCGGAATTATTTTGAGAAGAAACAATGATGTGATTTCTGGGCTTACTTCTGCAGCCATGATCTGGGCCGCTTCCGGTCTCGGTATCGCAGTTGGCGCAGGCTTTTATTTAGAAGCGTTGTACGTAGCGGGTCTTCTTTTACTAGCCGTTAATGTATTTCCTCATGCGATTAAACGGTTGGGTCCGGTCAAATTAAGACAGCGGGATGTATCCGTAAAAATTGTCATGGAAGCCAATTACAAACTAACCGATCTGATCAAAACCATTGAGGGTAAGAAGCAAACAGGAATAGAACACAATCAAAAGGTAATGGATATTAGACATTTGAAAATTAAAGATTTGGATTCAAGCTTCCAACAAGTCGAATTAATTCTAGCCGCACCTGAGAAACAATTTACAAGCGAGATCTATTATTTTATTAAACGCATTGATCATGTTGTATCGGTGGAGGTAGAGCATCTATAA
- a CDS encoding ABC transporter permease subunit, with the protein MGKRMHRVHSFVTTILIVVIVMPFIPLIFSVFSAGWRWPEIWPESFSGRAWAYVFSVNSGTWNAIGTSVFIALLVTLINLVLAVPAADALARMDFKGKRIVEGMLYAPMIVPSFVAVMGLYTTFIRLNLTETTTGVVLAHLSPTMPYMIRALMVSFGTLGLQWEDQGRMLGAGKWHRFRYIVLPHILPGMVAGASLSILVSMSQYLITFLVGGGQVITLPIILFPFISGGDPAIGSTYTLLFAAVSVILLWLMDIALRRYYRKQMTILV; encoded by the coding sequence ATGGGCAAACGGATGCATAGGGTACACTCGTTCGTTACGACAATATTAATTGTCGTCATTGTCATGCCCTTTATTCCGCTCATCTTCTCCGTTTTTTCTGCAGGATGGCGATGGCCGGAGATTTGGCCCGAATCGTTTAGCGGCCGTGCATGGGCTTATGTGTTCTCCGTAAACTCCGGAACATGGAATGCCATCGGGACGAGCGTTTTCATTGCATTACTCGTTACCCTCATTAATTTGGTTCTTGCCGTTCCGGCGGCAGATGCGCTCGCAAGAATGGATTTCAAAGGTAAACGGATCGTGGAAGGCATGTTGTATGCGCCTATGATCGTACCGTCGTTCGTTGCTGTAATGGGGCTTTATACCACTTTTATCCGACTCAATCTGACAGAAACAACTACCGGAGTAGTCCTAGCTCACCTTTCGCCAACGATGCCCTATATGATACGGGCACTTATGGTAAGCTTTGGCACGCTTGGTCTTCAGTGGGAGGATCAGGGACGTATGCTGGGGGCAGGAAAATGGCATCGGTTCCGATATATCGTATTGCCTCACATTTTACCGGGAATGGTTGCAGGAGCAAGCTTAAGCATTCTCGTTTCCATGAGCCAGTATCTAATTACGTTTCTTGTTGGTGGCGGGCAAGTGATTACGCTGCCGATTATCCTGTTTCCATTTATCAGTGGCGGCGATCCCGCCATTGGATCTACCTATACATTACTCTTTGCTGCGGTCTCGGTTATATTACTTTGGCTGATGGATATCGCTTTGCGGCGGTATTACCGCAAACAGATGACCATTCTTGTTTAA
- a CDS encoding ABC transporter ATP-binding protein, whose translation MPNLQLMNIGKSYKGGMKDTSPLFTLQPVNLTIEEGEFFALLGPSGCGKTTLLKLIAGLLHADQGEIIFGSENVSALPAEKRGFGMVFQQPLLFPHMTAQENVAFGLKMQGIRRQERLHQAEQILEGVGLKGYGPRYPSAMSGGQLQRVSLARAIVSTPKLLLMDEPFSALDPGLRDEMRELVKYIHSQYKTTIIFVTHDREEAFLLADRMAVMMQGSIRQIGSPQDIYENPQSPEIAFFMGAKNVWEGETRDGHFISGGVKVKLGPTTDELNGRGWLVIRPESVHLSEADFDLRTDIAKDKYSRSLQGTVQEISYRQGLYHLKIGFDTQDLFMIEKPGFRTPPKPGDAVSVQFDIRQAYFIPHAA comes from the coding sequence TTGCCGAACTTACAGCTAATGAACATCGGGAAAAGTTATAAAGGGGGTATGAAGGATACTTCCCCTTTGTTTACATTGCAGCCAGTAAACCTGACCATAGAAGAAGGTGAATTTTTTGCACTGCTCGGACCTTCAGGATGCGGCAAAACCACATTGTTAAAGCTGATCGCAGGTCTGCTCCACGCCGACCAAGGAGAGATCATCTTTGGCTCTGAAAACGTCTCCGCACTGCCTGCAGAAAAAAGAGGTTTCGGCATGGTGTTTCAACAACCACTGCTGTTTCCGCACATGACCGCCCAGGAAAACGTGGCGTTCGGATTGAAAATGCAGGGGATCCGCAGGCAAGAGCGTTTGCATCAGGCAGAGCAAATCCTCGAGGGCGTCGGATTGAAAGGTTACGGGCCTCGTTACCCTTCCGCAATGAGTGGCGGTCAACTGCAGAGGGTATCGCTAGCACGGGCTATTGTGTCTACCCCGAAACTGCTGCTCATGGACGAACCATTTAGTGCACTTGATCCCGGCCTGCGAGATGAGATGAGGGAATTAGTGAAGTACATTCATAGTCAGTACAAGACGACCATTATTTTTGTCACCCATGACCGGGAGGAAGCATTTCTGTTAGCTGATCGCATGGCAGTTATGATGCAAGGAAGCATACGCCAGATCGGCAGCCCGCAGGATATTTACGAAAATCCGCAAAGTCCTGAGATTGCTTTTTTTATGGGGGCAAAAAATGTTTGGGAAGGCGAGACGAGAGATGGACATTTTATTTCCGGTGGTGTAAAAGTGAAGCTTGGTCCAACGACGGACGAACTGAACGGGCGAGGATGGCTCGTGATCCGTCCGGAAAGCGTGCATTTGTCGGAGGCCGACTTTGATTTGAGAACGGATATTGCTAAAGACAAGTATTCTCGATCGCTCCAAGGCACGGTTCAGGAGATTTCATATCGCCAAGGATTATATCATCTCAAGATAGGTTTCGATACTCAAGATCTTTTTATGATAGAGAAGCCAGGGTTTCGAACACCACCCAAACCGGGTGATGCGGTCTCAGTCCAGTTTGACATTAGACAAGCGTATTTTATTCCACACGCTGCATGA
- a CDS encoding ABC transporter substrate-binding protein, whose protein sequence is MQKRLVWISVAFIIAFGILSAGCSQISKKSNANEASKSNSSSSLLSAKWDDVLTEAKGQNVKMYMWGGSDSINKYIDEWVAPRLKNETGVNLRRIPVNDSKDTINKLLADKQAGKKDGSIDIMWINGENFKTAKDNSLLWGSFVGTLPNIQKYVDVNAPDIANDFGLSTDGKEAPWGKAQFVFVYDSNKVRNPPKSMNELLQWAKQNPGKFTYPAPPDFTGSAFIRHVLYEQTGGYEQYTKSIDAKTLEDKAKPAWAYLNQLKPFLWREGKTYPESSTKLDQLFGSGEVWMTMGYDPANASNQIKKGFFPQSTRTFVLEHGTLSNTHYLSIPFNSVHQAGAMAAINLMLSPDAQIAKMDSAIWGEDMSLNPKKLSAEDQKRVAVIDRGEATLPSEVLASHRVPEMLSQYVDVLDKGWASNVAKK, encoded by the coding sequence TTGCAGAAAAGATTGGTTTGGATTAGTGTTGCGTTTATCATTGCATTCGGAATCCTCTCGGCGGGTTGCTCGCAAATATCTAAAAAATCAAATGCAAATGAAGCGTCGAAAAGCAACAGTTCAAGCAGCTTGCTCAGCGCAAAATGGGATGATGTTTTGACTGAGGCCAAGGGTCAAAATGTTAAAATGTATATGTGGGGCGGGAGTGACTCCATTAACAAATATATCGACGAGTGGGTGGCGCCCCGACTGAAGAATGAAACCGGCGTTAACCTAAGACGCATCCCAGTAAACGATTCCAAGGATACCATTAACAAGCTGCTAGCCGACAAGCAGGCGGGGAAAAAAGACGGAAGTATCGATATTATGTGGATTAATGGAGAAAACTTTAAGACGGCGAAAGACAACTCGTTGTTGTGGGGATCTTTTGTAGGTACGCTCCCCAATATTCAGAAGTATGTCGACGTTAACGCCCCGGATATCGCAAATGATTTTGGCCTGTCGACGGATGGAAAGGAAGCACCGTGGGGGAAAGCCCAGTTTGTCTTCGTCTACGATTCGAACAAGGTGAGGAATCCGCCCAAATCGATGAACGAACTGCTTCAATGGGCAAAGCAAAACCCTGGTAAATTTACGTATCCGGCTCCTCCGGATTTCACGGGAAGCGCCTTTATTCGTCACGTTCTTTATGAACAAACGGGTGGATACGAGCAGTATACGAAATCAATTGATGCCAAAACTCTGGAAGACAAAGCTAAACCAGCATGGGCGTATTTGAATCAACTTAAACCATTTTTGTGGAGGGAAGGCAAAACCTACCCCGAAAGCTCTACCAAACTGGATCAATTGTTCGGCAGCGGCGAAGTATGGATGACAATGGGATATGACCCGGCTAATGCTTCAAATCAAATCAAAAAAGGATTTTTTCCCCAATCGACACGAACCTTTGTGCTCGAGCACGGTACGCTGTCCAACACCCACTATTTGTCTATCCCATTTAATTCTGTCCATCAAGCAGGTGCGATGGCCGCAATTAATCTGATGCTTTCCCCAGATGCCCAAATTGCCAAGATGGACTCGGCAATTTGGGGAGAAGACATGTCTCTCAACCCTAAAAAGCTGTCGGCTGAGGATCAAAAGAGGGTAGCGGTGATAGACCGAGGAGAGGCAACACTTCCTTCAGAGGTATTGGCCAGTCACCGTGTTCCTGAAATGCTTTCCCAATATGTAGACGTTCTGGACAAAGGGTGGGCTTCCAATGTGGCTAAGAAGTAA
- a CDS encoding GNAT family N-acetyltransferase — protein sequence MEKCSGEISAIYLVQNFRAIGLGKQLLNWCLEKLKDLGYTTAILWVLKENKNAISFYEKQGFWHDGIERKIFRDIELSQIRYKKALI from the coding sequence TTGGAAAAATGTAGTGGTGAAATCTCAGCAATATATCTTGTTCAAAACTTTAGGGCTATCGGGCTTGGAAAACAGTTGTTGAACTGGTGCTTAGAAAAATTAAAAGATCTTGGATATACTACGGCAATATTATGGGTACTTAAAGAAAATAAAAATGCTATTAGCTTTTATGAAAAACAAGGGTTTTGGCATGACGGAATAGAAAGGAAAATCTTTAGAGATATAGAACTAAGTCAAATCAGATATAAAAAGGCACTTATATAA
- a CDS encoding RNA-guided endonuclease TnpB family protein, translating into MLVAYKYRIYPTKEQKQQIQFTLERCRLLYNRLLEERILAYKQEGKTPNYYDQANTFNERKQHIPALKQVHSQVLQDVAKRLDKAYQAFFRRVKQAETPGFPRFKPQSRYDSFTYPQGGYTIHGNKIKLSKIGEVKIKLHRELQGKMKTCSILVKNGKYYACFSCEVEAKPLPITNMKVGIDLGLKHLAIPSEGEPIESPKYLRLSEQRLKHLQRAVSKKKKGSKRRSKAVHQLAKLHEHVANQRKDHAHKVSRKLVNQYQLIAFEDLNVLGLVKNHHLAKSIVDAGWQQLVQFVMYKAESAGRQVVQVNPYNTSQQCSNCGEIVKKTLSERTHQCSCGYVADRDVNAAINILNLALKNVS; encoded by the coding sequence TTGCTTGTTGCCTACAAATACCGAATATACCCAACAAAAGAGCAAAAACAGCAGATACAATTTACTCTTGAACGCTGCCGTTTGTTGTATAACCGGTTACTAGAGGAACGTATTCTTGCCTACAAACAAGAAGGGAAAACACCGAACTACTACGATCAAGCAAACACGTTCAACGAGCGTAAACAACACATTCCGGCATTAAAGCAAGTGCATTCGCAAGTGTTACAGGATGTTGCGAAACGATTGGATAAGGCGTATCAAGCATTTTTTAGACGAGTGAAGCAAGCCGAGACTCCAGGGTTCCCACGTTTCAAACCACAATCAAGGTACGATTCGTTTACCTATCCGCAAGGCGGGTACACAATCCATGGCAATAAAATAAAGCTATCCAAGATCGGTGAAGTGAAAATAAAACTACATCGAGAACTGCAAGGCAAGATGAAAACCTGTTCCATCCTTGTCAAAAACGGAAAATACTATGCTTGTTTTTCGTGTGAAGTTGAAGCCAAACCTTTGCCTATAACAAACATGAAGGTTGGTATAGACTTAGGACTCAAACACCTTGCAATACCATCTGAAGGAGAACCGATAGAATCACCCAAATATCTTCGTCTAAGTGAACAACGATTGAAACATCTACAACGTGCCGTATCCAAAAAGAAAAAAGGTTCGAAACGTAGAAGCAAAGCTGTACATCAATTGGCGAAATTGCATGAGCATGTAGCCAATCAGCGAAAAGATCATGCGCACAAAGTTTCTCGTAAACTCGTAAACCAGTACCAATTGATTGCTTTTGAAGATTTAAACGTATTAGGGTTGGTTAAGAACCATCATCTTGCAAAAAGCATTGTTGATGCAGGATGGCAGCAACTCGTACAATTCGTGATGTACAAGGCTGAAAGTGCCGGTCGTCAAGTCGTGCAAGTGAATCCATACAACACATCTCAACAATGCTCCAACTGTGGTGAAATCGTCAAAAAAACACTATCCGAACGAACGCATCAATGTTCTTGCGGATATGTTGCAGATCGGGACGTAAATGCGGCGATTAACATACTAAACCTAGCTTTGAAAAACGTATCGTAA
- the tnpA gene encoding IS200/IS605 family transposase, whose translation MTLSRKAESNHNIVFDCKYHVVFCPKYRKKVLKEPIDTRLKSLFLEKSKALNTEIVEMEIMPDHVHLLIKCDPQFGIHKVVKHLKGYTSRVLRLEFSHLKSRLPSLWTNSYFVATVGTVQRDVIKKYIESQKERGE comes from the coding sequence ATGACATTGAGTAGAAAAGCAGAAAGTAATCATAATATCGTTTTTGATTGTAAATATCATGTTGTTTTTTGTCCTAAGTATCGAAAAAAGGTACTCAAAGAACCAATTGATACAAGGCTAAAAAGTTTGTTTTTAGAGAAGTCTAAAGCGTTAAACACAGAAATCGTTGAAATGGAAATTATGCCCGATCATGTTCATTTGCTCATCAAATGCGATCCACAGTTTGGAATCCACAAAGTAGTGAAACATTTGAAAGGGTACACGTCAAGAGTGCTAAGACTAGAGTTTAGCCATCTAAAAAGTAGACTCCCTTCCCTATGGACAAACTCGTATTTTGTTGCAACCGTAGGTACAGTTCAACGGGATGTAATCAAAAAATATATTGAAAGCCAAAAAGAACGAGGTGAATAG